A stretch of Dryobates pubescens isolate bDryPub1 chromosome 35, bDryPub1.pri, whole genome shotgun sequence DNA encodes these proteins:
- the LOC128898921 gene encoding translation initiation factor IF-2-like: MAKPAATTAKPPPATTASAQAKLSSTAAAPTTTAKTQPQAATNTSKPEPAATEGPGATEAAGLTPFFEPTSDLGDKVSPEAEVDTGEPLSLSATEDPSLLESMGTAFSPRAASGAAQGGEEDGKETSAFSTPPPALSPVVPELRLGFNKAEPMTPSKSVVFSPEEPTFLRLTSPSKDKRGQSPAFQSSLSAGALDIEELETNSDQTSMDGPTAGAPSACLGLSLFLLPSLILVGLLL, encoded by the exons ATGGCCAagccagcagccaccacagctAAGCCACCACCTGCCACTACAGCATCAGCACAGGCAAagctctccagcacagcagcagcaccaaccaCAACAGCAAAGACACAACCACAAGCTGCCACCAACACCAGCAagccagagcctgctgccaCAGAAGGCCCAGGTGCCACCGAGGCAGCTGGGCTGACTCCGTTCTTTGAGCCCACATCAGACCTGGGTGATAAAGTATCTCCAGAAGCAGAGGTAGACACTGGAGAGCCCCTTAGCCTCTCAGCTACAGAGGATCCCTCCCTGCTAGAGAGCATGGGCACAGCcttcagccccagagcagcctcaggagCCGCTCAAGGTGGGGAAGAGGATGGCAAAgagacctcagccttttccactccacctccagccctcagcccagtTGTTCCAGAGCTCAGGTTAGGGTTCAACAAGGCTGAGCCCATGACCCCCTCCAAGTCAGTGGTTTTCAGCCCCGAGGAGCCAACCTTCTTGCGCTTAACATCACCCTCCAAAGACAAGagagggcagagccctgctttccAGAGCTCCCTCTCAG CAGGTGCCCTGGACATTGAGGAACTGGAGACAAACTCAGACCAGACAAGCATGGATggtcccacagctggagcccccagtgcctgcctgggCCTTtcactcttcctcctccccagtctCATCCTGGTGGGCCTCCTGCTTTGA
- the PI16 gene encoding peptidase inhibitor 16, which translates to MLSSGLPPLVLLLTVLELSWSLSDEEKKIILDGHNKYRSQVSPPAMDMLKMSWDPELEAFAQAYAEKCIWDHNKERGRRGENLFAMAPTLDLDFAVEDWNGEEKYYNLTASSCVPGQMCGHYTQVVWASTHQVGCGAKFCEKIEGLETQGMHLLVCNYYPPGNMKGRKPYKEGPSCSQCPEGRVCVNSLCEPTVEETTPAPVTTKASPPTPATPPHQCP; encoded by the exons ATGCTGAGCTCAGGTCTtcctcctctggtcctgttgctgacggtgctggagctcagctggTCCCTGAGCGATGAGGAGAAGAAGATCATCTTGGATGGGCACAACAAATACCGCTCCCAGGTGTCTCCTCCTGCTATGGACATGCTGAAAATG AGCTGGGACCCGGAGCTGGAGGCCTTTGCCCAAGCCTATGCCGAGAAGTGCATCTGGGACCACAACAAGGAGCGGGGCCGGAGGGGGGAGAACCTCTTTGCTATGGCCCCGACCCTGGACCTCGACTTCGCCGTGGAGGACTGGAACGGGGAGGAGAAGTACTACAAcctgacagcctccagctgcgtGCCTGGGCAGATGTGTGGCCACTACACCCAG GTGGTGTGGGCCAGCACTCACCAGGTCGGCTGCGGGGCCAAGTTCTGCGAGAAGATCGAAGGCCTGGAGACGCAGGGCATGCACCTCCTGGTCTGCAACTACTACCCACC gggGAACATGAAAGGGCGGAAGCCATACAAGGAAGGACCTTCATGCTCCCAGTGTCCTGAGGGCAGAGTCTGCGTCAACTCCTTGTGTG AGCCCACTGTAGAGGAGACCACTCCAGCCCCTGTGACAACAAAGGCAAGcccacccaccccagccacacca ccacACCAGTGCCCATGA